The Nomascus leucogenys isolate Asia chromosome 16, Asia_NLE_v1, whole genome shotgun sequence genome includes a region encoding these proteins:
- the LOC115830680 gene encoding 60S ribosomal protein L7-like 1, which produces MAEQEQIKIPLVPENLLKKRKAYQTLKATQAKQALLAKKEQRKGKRLRFKRLESFLHDSWRQKCDKVRLRRLEVRPHALELPDTHATAFVVHIKKINGMSLLVERTIVRLRLKKIFSGVFVKVNSQNLKMLLIVETYVTWGEVWCHLLGRPHS; this is translated from the exons ATGGCAGAGCAAGAGCAGATTAAAATCCCTTTGGTTCCAGAAAATCTCCTGAAAAAGAGGAAGGCTTATCAAACCCTCAAAGCCACTCAGGCAAAGCAGGCACTTTTGGCAAAGAAggagcagaggaaaggaaaaaggctCAGGTTTAAGCGACTGGAATCATTCCTACATGATTCCTGGAGGCAGAAATGTGACAAGGTGCGTCTCAGACGACTAGAAGTGAGACCTCATGCCTTGGAATTGCCAGATACACATGCCACGGCCTTTGTTgtacacatcaaaaagattaatGGCATGAGTTTACTGGTGGAGAGAACCATTGTAAGACTTCGCCTGAAGAAAATCTTTAGTGGTGTCTTTGTAAAAGTCAACTCCCAGAACCTAAAAATGCTGCTTATAGTGGAAACTTATGTGACCTGG GGAGAAGTTTGGTGTCATTTGCTTGGAAGACCTCATTCATGA